From the Lathyrus oleraceus cultivar Zhongwan6 chromosome 4, CAAS_Psat_ZW6_1.0, whole genome shotgun sequence genome, one window contains:
- the LOC127076335 gene encoding linoleate 9S-lipoxygenase yields MASFLFGKGSKLKGTVVLMQKNVLDINELTAAQSPSGIIGGAIGAIGGITGSIIDTATSFLGRSVALKLISGTSADASGKGKVSKEAFLEGLLTSIPTLGDKQSAFSIHFEWDSNMGIPGAFYIENFMQGGEFFLVSLTLDDVPNVGSIKFACNSWVYNSKKYKTDRIFFANKTYLPSDTPAPLAYYRQEELKTLRGDGTGERKEWDRIYDYDVYNDLGAPDKKATLARPVLGGSSTLPYPRRGRTGRKPTNKDPKSESRSDTVYLPRDESFGHVKSSDFLIYILKSASQNIIPQLRSVVTLQLNNPEFNTFEDVRSLYDGGIKLPTDILSQISPIPLFKELFRSDGESALKFPTPKVVQVDHSAWMTDEEFAREMIAGVNPHIIKKIQTFPIKSNLDSQLYGDNTSTITKEHLEPNMGGVSVQVAYEANRLFVLDHHDPLFPYLRKINATDTKAYATRTVLFLQDNGTLKPLAIELSTPHPQGDSFGPVSKVYLPAGEGVEASIWLLAKAFVVVNDSCYHQLVSHWLNTHAVVEPFIIATNRHLSVVHPIHKLLLPHYRDTMNINALARNVLVNAEGIIESTFLWGNYAMEMSAVVYKDWVFTDQGLPNDLIKRGVAVKDPSAPYGLRLLIEDYPYASDGLEIWAAIKSWVEEYVNFYYKSDGAIAQDAELQAFWKELVEVGHGDLKNATWWFKMKTRAELIEACTILIWIASALHAAVNFGQYPYGGYILNRPTKSRRFMPEVGTSEYNDLAKNYEKAYLRTITPKNDTLTDLTIIEVLSRHASDEQYLGERIEGDDWTSDSQPKEAFKRFGRKLAEIEQKLTQRNNDESLRNRYGPVKMPYTLLYPSSEEGLTCRGIPNSISI; encoded by the exons ATGGCTTCATTTTTGTTTGGTAAAGGTTCAAAACTGAAGGGAACTGTGGTGTTGATGCAAAAGAATGTGTTGGACATTAATGAACTCACTGCAGCTCAAAGCCCTAGTGGTATCATCGGTGGCGCCATTGGTGCCATCGGAGGTATCACTGGCTCCATAATTGATACCGCCACCTCTTTCTTGGGTCGTTCTGTCGCTCTCAAATTGATCAGTGGTACCAGTGCCGATG CAAGTGGAAAGGGAAAAGTGTCAAAAGAGGCATTCTTGGAAGGGCTTCTTACCTCCATACCAACATTGGGAGACAAACAATCTGCTTTCAGTATTCATTTTGAATGGGACAGTAACATGGGAATTCCAGGAGCTTTTTATATTGAGAATTTTATGCAAGGTGGTGAATTCTTCCTAGTGAGTTTGACACTTGATGATGTTCCAAACGTTGGAAGCATCAAATTTGCTTGCAACTCATGGGTTTACAATTCTAAAAAGTACAAAACCGACCGCATTTTCTTCGCCAACAAG ACATATCTTCCGAGTGACACTCCGGCTCCATTAGCATACTACAGACAAGAAGAGTTGAAGACTTTAAGAGGAGACGGAACAGGAGAGCGTAAAGAATGGGATAGAATATATGATTATGATGTTTACAATGATTTGGGAGCTCCTGACAAAAAAGCTACCTTGGCTCGTCCAGTTCTCGGCGGATCAAGCACCTTGCCTTACCCTCGTAGGGGAAGAACCGGTCGAAAACCAACTAACAAAG ATCCTAAGAGTGAGAGTCGAAGTGACACTGTGTATCTTCCAAGAGATGAATCATTTGGTCACGTGAAGTCGTCGGACTTTCTTATTTACATACTCAAATCAGCGTCTCAAAATATCATACCTCAATTGAGATCTGTAGTTACATTACAACTCAATAACCCTGAGTTTAACACGTTTGAAGACGTGCGCTCGCTTTATGATGGTGGGATTAAGCTTCCTACTGATATACTAAGCCAGATTAGTCCAATTCCGTTGTTCAAGGAACTCTTCCGATCTGATGGTGAATCTGCACTTAAGTTTCCAACACCGAAAGTGGTACAAG TGGATCATTCTGCATGGATGACTGATGAGGAATTTGCAAGGGAGATGATTGCTGGGGTGAATCCACACATCATCAAAAAAATTCAG ACTTTTCCAATAAAGAGCAATTTAGACAGCCAACTCTATGGTGATAACACCAGTACAATAACCAAAGAACACTTGGAGCCAAACATGGGTGGAGTCTCTGTACAAGTG GCTTACGAAGCGAACAGACTGTTCGTACTTGATCACCATGATCCATTATTTCCATATTTGAGGAAAATAAATGCAACTGACACAAAGGCATATGCTACAAGGACAGTACTTTTCTTGCAAGATAACGGAACTTTGAAGCCATTGGCCATTGAGCTGAGTACACCACATCCACAGGGTGATAGTTTCGGTCCTGTTAGTAAAGTTTACTTGCCTGCAGGTGAAGGTGTTGAAGCTTCAATTTGGCTTCTTGCCAAGGCTTTCGTTGTTGTAAATGACTCATGCTATCACCAACTTGTTAGTCATTG GTTGAACACTCATGCTGTTGTTGAGCCATTCATCATAGCAACAAATAGACATCTGAGTGTGGTTCATCCTATTCATAAACTTTTACTTCCACATTACCGCGACACAATGAACATCAATGCACTTGCTAGGAATGTGTTGGTCAATGCCGAGGGTATTATAGAATCAACATTCTTGTGGGGAAATTATGCTATGGAAATGTCTGCTGTTGTTTACAAGGATTGGGTTTTCACTGACCAAGGACTACCTAATGATCTAATCAAAAG AGGAGTGGCTGTTAAGGATCCATCTGCTCCATACGGACTTCGTCTTTTGATAGAGGACTACCCTTATGCTTCTGATGGACTAGAGATATGGGCTGCTATTAAGTCATGGGTTGAAGAATATGTGAATTTCTATTACAAATCAGATGGAGCTATTGCACAAGATGCTGAACTCCAAGCATTCTGGAAAGAACTTGTAGAGGTAGGCCATGGTGACTTGAAGAATGCTACATGGTGGTTTAAGATGAAGACTCGTGCAGAGTTGATTGAAGCCTGTACCATCCTCATATGGATAGCTTCAGCACTTCATGCCGCTGTTAACTTTGGACAATATCCATATGGAGGATACATCCTTAACCGACCAACTAAAAGCAGGAGATTCATGCCTGAGGTGGGAACCTCTGAGTATAATGATCTTGCTAAGAACTACGAGAAGGCGTATTTGAGGACAATCACACCAAAGAATGATACTCTTACTGACTTGACCATTATAGAGGTCCTGTCAAGGCATGCTTCTGATGAGCAATACCttggagagagaattgaaggTGATGATTGGACTTCTGATTCACAACCAAAAGAGGCTTTCAAGAGGTTTGGAAGGAAGTTGGCTGAAATTGAGCAAAAACTCACTCAAAGGAACAATGACGAGTCGTTGAGGAACCGATATGGGCCAGTGAAGATGCCTTACACTTTGCTTTATCCTTCTAGTGAGGAAGGATTGACTTGCAGAGGTATTCCTAATAGTATCTCTATCTAA
- the LOC127138074 gene encoding secreted RxLR effector protein 161-like: MESIPYASVVGSLMYAQTCTRPDISFAVGMLGRYQSNPGMDHWKAAKKVLRYLQGTKDYMLTYRRSDHLEVVGYSDSDFAGCVDSRKSTFGYVFLLAGGTILWKSGKQSIIATSTMEAEFVACFEATIQSLWLRNFTLGLGIVDSIARPLRIYCDNSAAVFFSKNDIYSKGAKHMELKYLSVKEEVQKQKVSFEHIGTNLMIANPLTKGLPPKTFIGHVERMGIM, from the coding sequence ATGGAGTCTATTCCCTATGCATCAGTGGTTGGGAGCTTGATGTATGCCCAAACATGTACCCGACCGGATATTAGTTTTGCTGTTGGTATGTTAGGTCGATATCAAAGTAATCCTGGAATGGATCACTGGAAAGCTGCAAAGAAAGTTCTTAGGTACTTACAAGGAACCAAAGATTACATGCTCACATATAGAAGGTCGGATCACCTTGAAGTGGTTGGCTACTCAGATTCAGACTTTGCAGGATGTGTGGACTCAAGAAAATCCACATTTGGATATGTTTTTCTTCTGGCTGGAGGAACAATATTATGGAAGAGTGGAAAACAGTCCATCATTGCTACTTCTACTATGGAGGCAGAATTTGTGGCATGCTTTGAGGCCACAATTCAATCATTATGGTTGCGGAACTTCACCTTAGGGCTTGGTATTGTCGACAGTATAGCTAGGCCGCTAAGGATTTATTGTGATAATTCTGCAGCTGTGTTCTTCTCTAAGAATGATATATATTCCAAAGGTGCTAAACACATGGAATTGAAATACTTATCAGTgaaagaagaagtgcagaaacaaaAGGTGTCATTTGAACATATTGGAACAAATTTAATGATAGCGAATCCGTTAACTAAAGGTTTACCGCCCAAAACATTTATTGGTCATGTAGAAAGGATGGGCATTATGTAA